One genomic window of Octopus bimaculoides isolate UCB-OBI-ISO-001 chromosome 2, ASM119413v2, whole genome shotgun sequence includes the following:
- the LOC106869111 gene encoding 2-aminoethanethiol dioxygenase: MALLIQEVSRAARRAFSGGLKEPVFQEKLNELVKLMNQVRGRDVNFNPALTERSKNNNAPVTYIHIFEDEVYSMGIFVLKENSRIPLHDHPGMFGIIKVIHGTLSLESFDELPVSSEQPTSSASTTATSFNNEFKKFLRDYDRTPKPFLEVPKKKASVNDDCCVLSPTKGNLHEVRPDGGPAAFLDILAPPYDTDSDRRCNYYEITKGHSPPRPLSQPEDSSQKISWLVQIQQPSDFWCDESDYNGPEIPSH, translated from the coding sequence ATGGCGTTACTGATTCAAGAGGTCAGTAGAGCTGCTCGTAGGGCCTTTTCTGGTGGTCTGAAGGAGCCCGTGTTCCAGGAAAAGCTGAACGAACTTGTTAAATTAATGAACCAAGTAAGAGGAAGAGATGTTAACTTTAACCCAGCTTTAACTGAGAGAAGCAAAAACAATAATGCTCCggtcacatacattcatatttttgaaGACGAAGTGTACAGTATGGGGATATTTGTCTTGAAAGAAAACAGCCGGATTCCTTTACATGATCATCCAGGTATGTTTGGGATAATTAAAGTCATCCATGGAACTCTGTCTCTCGAATCATTTGATGAATTACCCGTTTCATCAGAACAACCTACCTCGTCTGCTTCCACTACAGCTACTAGCTTTAACAATGAATTTAAGAAATTTCTCAGAGATTACGACAGGACACCAAAGCCATTTTTGGAGGTACCCAAAAAGAAAGCATCCGTGAACGACGATTGCTGTGTATTGTCACCTACAAAGGGTAACCTTCACGAAGTTCGACCCGATGGTGGACCTGCGGCCTTCCTTGATATCCTGGCTCCGCCCTACGATACGGACTCTGATAGGAGATGTAATTATTACGAAATAACCAAAGGGCATTCGCCACCTAGGCCACTCAGTCAACCAGAAGACAGTTCTCAGAAAATATCATGGCTGGTTCAAATTCAACAGCCGTCTGACTTTTGGTGCGACGAGTCTGATTACAACGGCCCCGAAATACCCAGCCATTAA